GCATGATCGAAGGGAGCCAGTGCCGCTGCAAGGTCGGACTTCAGGTCTTTGAAGTCGTATACGATGCCGATGTCGTCGAGCGCCTCCGCGCCGACCGTGACTTCCACGTCCCACGTGTGTCCGTGCAGCTCACGGCACTCGCCGGGATACCCGCGAAGCGCGTGCGCCGCGTCGAAGTGCCCCTTGACGGTGAGTTCGTACATCTCTTAGCCCCTTACGGCGGATCTCACTCGAAGAGCGTGTCGGCCCGGACGGTCTGACCGGGCTCGCACGTCGGATTCCCGACGATTCTGCGCAGGTCCATCGCTTGGTTGGCAAGCGCGTCCGCATCTGCGTTCTGCTCACGACGAACGTGGATGACCTCGAACGAAGAGAACCCCCGAAGCAGCTCCATCGTCCGTACGAACAGCGGTCGCAGGTTGGGGTGTTTGACACGGTAGACACCGTTGATCTGCTTGACCACAAGCTCGCTGTCCGCGTAGACGGTGACGGTGTCGAACCCGCTCACATGCGCGTTCTCGAGCCCCCACACGAGAGCCTCGTACTCGGCAATGTTGTTGGTCGCCTCGCCGAGGAAGCGACCCGCCTGGCAGACGACCGCGCCGTCGGCATCCGCGAGCACGAATCCGGCACCCGCAGGACCGGGGTTGCCGCGCGCCCCACCATCGGTGCGCAGAACGCAGCGAGCCATCTATGCCTCGCTCGGAGCACGGACCACCAGGAGTCTGCGACACGCAGGGCAGATTCCGATGTCCGGCCCGTCGGTGAGCGCCTTGACACGTTCAGCGGGCAGAACCATGCGACATGCCGTACACGCATCGTTCTCGAGGCGGCCCACTCCCACGCCACCCTTGCTCGATCGCACGGATTCGTAGCGCTTGAGAAGCTCGGCATCGATGTCGGTCCGAAGCG
This window of the Actinomycetota bacterium genome carries:
- the queD gene encoding 6-carboxytetrahydropterin synthase QueD, with product MYELTVKGHFDAAHALRGYPGECRELHGHTWDVEVTVGAEALDDIGIVYDFKDLKSDLAAALAPFDHAYLNEVPPFDEITPTAENLARVLYEALAARVSSHVRVIEVAVWE
- a CDS encoding ribonuclease HI family protein, whose product is MARCVLRTDGGARGNPGPAGAGFVLADADGAVVCQAGRFLGEATNNIAEYEALVWGLENAHVSGFDTVTVYADSELVVKQINGVYRVKHPNLRPLFVRTMELLRGFSSFEVIHVRREQNADADALANQAMDLRRIVGNPTCEPGQTVRADTLFE